One Caulobacter segnis genomic window carries:
- a CDS encoding iron-containing alcohol dehydrogenase has translation MESGEQRLISMVNAGTLTFGPGALQRCAFDLVSRRATSVFIATTEPTLFLCRPLVETLEAAGVRATLWHDLVGEPTLKEFEAALAAARACEADAVVGLGGGSAMDVAKLVAALYDGRQGIMEVLGTDLVACRDLWLACVPTTAGTGSEVTPIAILGDEDEDLKKGVVSPHLVPDAAYLDPALTVTMPPSVTAATGLDALTHCIEAYANRFAHPLIDVYALGGIRLIADNIERACKHGDDLKARSAMMIASYYGGLCLGPVNTAAVHALAYPLGGEFHIAHGVANALLLPHVLRLNIEASPERYADIAQALGVAPSGDPMADALAGVERVIALADACGIKRRLSDFGIERQAIPRMATAAMKVTRLLERNPRVLTEADARAIYEAAW, from the coding sequence ATGGAGTCGGGCGAGCAAAGGCTCATCAGCATGGTCAACGCGGGAACGCTCACGTTCGGACCGGGGGCCTTGCAGCGATGCGCCTTCGACCTCGTCTCCCGTCGCGCCACATCGGTCTTCATCGCCACCACCGAGCCCACGCTGTTCCTGTGCCGGCCGTTGGTCGAGACCCTGGAAGCGGCGGGCGTCCGCGCCACCCTCTGGCATGACCTGGTGGGCGAACCGACTCTCAAGGAATTCGAGGCGGCCCTAGCGGCCGCTCGCGCCTGCGAGGCCGACGCCGTCGTCGGACTGGGCGGCGGCAGCGCGATGGACGTCGCCAAGCTGGTCGCCGCTCTCTACGACGGCCGGCAGGGCATCATGGAGGTGCTGGGCACCGACCTGGTGGCCTGTCGCGACCTCTGGCTGGCCTGTGTCCCGACCACCGCCGGCACGGGCAGCGAGGTCACACCGATCGCCATCCTCGGCGACGAGGACGAGGATCTGAAGAAGGGCGTCGTCAGCCCGCACCTAGTGCCCGACGCGGCCTATCTGGATCCGGCCCTCACGGTGACCATGCCGCCCTCGGTGACCGCCGCGACGGGCCTGGACGCCCTGACCCACTGCATCGAGGCCTACGCCAATCGGTTCGCTCATCCGCTGATCGACGTCTACGCCCTGGGCGGCATCCGCCTGATCGCCGACAACATCGAGCGCGCCTGCAAGCATGGCGACGACCTGAAGGCCCGGTCGGCGATGATGATCGCCAGCTACTATGGCGGCCTGTGCCTGGGTCCGGTGAACACCGCGGCCGTGCACGCCCTGGCCTACCCGCTGGGCGGCGAGTTCCACATCGCCCACGGCGTGGCCAACGCCCTGCTGCTGCCGCACGTGCTGCGCCTGAACATCGAGGCCTCTCCCGAGCGCTATGCCGACATCGCCCAGGCCCTGGGCGTGGCGCCCAGCGGCGATCCGATGGCCGACGCCCTGGCCGGCGTCGAGCGGGTCATCGCCCTGGCCGACGCCTGCGGGATCAAGCGCCGCCTGTCGGACTTCGGCATCGAGCGGCAGGCCATCCCCCGCATGGCCACGGCGGCGATGAAGGTCACGCGCCTCCTGGAGCGTAATCCCCGCGTCCTGACCGAAGCCGACGCGCGCGCGATCTACGAAGCAGCCTGGTAG
- a CDS encoding GntR family transcriptional regulator — translation MARRSPVREDHVSVAPDGDARDRAEAGQGRIKRSPGYVEEVFEVIRADIMSLAIPPDTRISIDDLARRLGVSQTPIREALSMLEAIGLVTKRHFAGYCSAPQLNRRQLDQLYEARLLIEPFAARRAAEQMDDTAMAELVALADAMTPGESRQSYDKFADQDSELHDLIAAGSGNPIIRETLSRLHSHLHIFRLRFHSEVTTEAVNEHADLIAALTSRDPDAAEKAMREHIQRSYARVVPFAGE, via the coding sequence GTGGCTCGCCGTTCTCCCGTCCGCGAAGATCACGTCAGCGTGGCGCCCGACGGCGACGCCCGTGATCGAGCCGAGGCGGGGCAGGGGCGGATCAAGCGCTCGCCCGGCTATGTCGAGGAGGTCTTCGAGGTCATCCGCGCCGACATCATGTCGCTGGCCATTCCGCCGGACACGCGAATCTCGATCGATGATCTGGCGCGCCGCCTGGGCGTGTCCCAGACCCCGATCCGTGAAGCGCTGAGCATGCTGGAAGCGATCGGCCTGGTCACCAAGCGCCACTTCGCCGGCTATTGCAGCGCGCCCCAGCTGAACCGCCGGCAACTGGATCAGCTGTATGAAGCCCGTCTGCTGATCGAGCCGTTCGCCGCGCGCCGCGCCGCCGAGCAGATGGACGACACGGCGATGGCCGAACTGGTCGCCCTGGCCGACGCCATGACGCCGGGCGAGTCGCGCCAGTCCTACGACAAGTTCGCCGACCAGGATTCCGAGCTGCACGACCTGATCGCGGCGGGCAGCGGCAATCCGATCATCCGCGAGACGCTGTCGCGTCTGCACTCGCACCTGCACATCTTCCGCCTGCGCTTCCATAGCGAGGTGACGACCGAGGCGGTCAACGAGCACGCGGACCTGATCGCGGCCCTGACGTCGCGCGATCCTGACGCCGCCGAGAAGGCTATGCGCGAGCATATCCAGCGCTCGTACGCCCGCGTGGTGCCGTTCGCGGGCGAATAG
- a CDS encoding helix-turn-helix domain-containing protein: MNVFNSSDLTGRSAPGGWAGLFASQIEAMDFIPAKPDAFMAELASSDLGPLRMARLTCGRTTIERGASRIAAHKGRPTYLLMLQVRGEAEVSHYGKVSTLAEGDFVLCDSAAPIKIRFLDDVETLFLKVEASVLKEHLPSPECFCGRALRTSEGLTATATAMALNLFGHLEAGLSLNYRDRVARHLLDIVATAYALAFDAPSSRSSVVSGRCATVKLFIEQHLRDPELTPCSVAAGTKLSTRYLRMIFASENETVSAYILRRRLEQCARQIADPAWRGHSMTEIAFGWGFNSAPHFTRTFRDRFGLPPREYRRLKLEQEGGAFGTRTRQAARAA, encoded by the coding sequence TTGAACGTCTTCAATTCAAGCGATCTGACGGGCCGGTCGGCTCCTGGTGGATGGGCGGGCCTGTTCGCCAGCCAGATCGAAGCGATGGATTTCATCCCCGCCAAGCCAGACGCCTTCATGGCGGAGCTGGCCAGCAGCGACCTGGGGCCGCTGCGCATGGCGCGGCTGACCTGCGGGCGGACGACGATCGAGCGTGGCGCCTCGCGGATCGCCGCCCATAAGGGCAGGCCGACCTATCTCTTGATGCTGCAGGTGCGCGGCGAGGCCGAGGTCAGCCACTACGGCAAGGTCTCGACCCTGGCCGAGGGCGACTTCGTGCTGTGCGACAGCGCCGCGCCTATCAAGATCCGCTTTCTCGACGACGTCGAGACGCTGTTTCTCAAGGTCGAGGCTTCGGTCCTGAAGGAACACCTGCCATCGCCAGAATGCTTCTGCGGTCGCGCCTTGCGGACCAGCGAGGGCTTGACGGCGACGGCGACGGCCATGGCCCTGAACCTGTTCGGTCACCTCGAGGCCGGGCTGTCGCTGAACTATCGGGATCGTGTCGCGCGGCATCTGCTGGACATCGTCGCGACGGCCTACGCCCTGGCCTTCGACGCGCCCAGCTCGCGTTCGTCGGTCGTCAGCGGCCGCTGCGCGACGGTGAAGCTCTTCATCGAGCAGCACCTGCGCGACCCCGAGCTGACGCCGTGCTCGGTGGCCGCCGGCACGAAGCTGTCGACGCGCTACCTGCGGATGATCTTCGCCAGCGAGAACGAGACGGTGTCGGCCTATATATTGCGCCGGCGGCTGGAGCAGTGCGCCCGGCAGATCGCCGATCCCGCCTGGCGCGGTCACTCGATGACCGAGATCGCCTTCGGCTGGGGCTTCAACAGCGCCCCGCATTTCACGCGCACCTTCCGAGACCGATTCGGCCTCCCGCCGCGCGAATACCGCCGGCTGAAGCTGGAGCAGGAGGGCGGAGCCTTCGGGACCCGAACGCGACAAGCTGCCCGGGCGGCCTGA